CGTTTTTTCAACTTTTGTCACCCACTTATTGATGCCTCGTTGGTCAAGTTCTGGCTTCTGCTTTAATAACTGATAAGAGAAGAGAACATCGTCAGCGGTAAATGCTTCGCCATCGGACCATTTAATCCCTTTACGAATGTCAAAAGTAACCGTCAGAAGGTCGTCGGACATATGATAGCTTTCTGCTAAACGCATTACGGCTTCATTGCCGTGCATTTCGTTAAAGATAACGAGTGGCTCGTAGATGAAATCTGTAGTTGTACGAAGGTTAGTCGCTAAATAGGGGTTAAAGTTACGTATCATTGTAGGGTAAAAGTCGGGTACGACAGTTAATTCACTACGAGCCGAGGCTGGTGCCGAGACACTAATTACCGCCGTAATCACTGCTGCCGCAAGGGTCGTCTTTTTTAGATTGGTAAGCATTGTTGTTCCTTACTCTTGAGCTGTCTGTAGGTGTTGGATGTAACAAGAAAACACCTAAGTTCTCATTTGGTCAAATGTCTTTTTCGTCAATTACGTTAAAATTAATTCCTCTTTCGTTATAAACGTTATTTTCACCCCGTAGGAATGAGAAATGTTATCAAACAAGTATGTGATCTTGAACGGTTTTGATGTTTTATAATGTTAATTTGTAAGTGCTTACTATTTCTAGTCTCATTATTTTTATTGGTGTTAAATTAAGGTTTATATTTTGTGATCTAAATCAGCTATGTCATTTTTGTTAAATTAGCAGCAGAAAAAATATATGACAAAATGTCGTGATATTGCTCTCAATATAACTAAATAGAGGGTTTTTACTGATTAAAAAAACAGATTTAAAGAGATTAAGTAGATGTGAAATCGGACTTTTTAATAGACGAAAAAAATGAATGTTCCAATGTAATTCTTCCAGTTTTTTAGAGAAAGAATCTATTTTTGAAATGTAATATTGCACACCAATTAGATGCTGAAGTTCTTTTTTTATCCGTTTTAGAGGAGTACTTTATTTAAAAAGGACTTAAGGGACACGAGAATGACGGCATCAAAAATTGCGTTTAGAGACCTATTAGGGCTCATATTAATCCTCTCGTTTGTAACTGTAATACTTGGTGTTTTGTTTGATGTACTTGCATTAATGACATATCTTTCTCACGAATATAATGTTTCAAACCTCTTTTTTCATGAGTCATTACCTTTGTATTTTTTTGTGATTCCTGTTTTTATTATCGGTAGGTATATTAACCGTCCTGCCTGGATTTCGGCTGTTCAAGAATACCATTTAAAGGTCGCGAGAAAATCGAGCGAGTAGTATACATTTACTTATTGCTCGGTTAGTAATCCTTTGAGTTTTGTCCTAAATTGAATCAACTCTCTGCGTTCTTGAGTTTCTTTTGAACCGTGGGCTAAAATGTAATCTAAAGAGCTGAGAACATTTCTCCAGCGAGGGGTTTTAGGTAAACTTTCTAAATGCAGATACTTGTCTAGTGTGCGGGTTTGTAAGGTGCTTCTATCTAAATAGACGCGCCATAATCCACTCTGTTCAGCAAAGTCAAACTTGCTCTTGTCGGTCGCTTGTGTCCAGTAGAACATCGCCATAATCATGGCATCTACAACCGTCTCTCGTAATAACTGCTGCTTTTCCGATTGCGTGATCGTTGCTTGGTCGACTATTTGGCTAAATTCTTGACCAAGTAATTTTAAGTTTTCTAGTTTCTCTTTATCGCCTTCAAATGCGTAGCTTGATAGTGCATCCACTGCGGTTTCCAGCTGCTCTATTCTTAAATCCGACACGCTATTTTCAACGTTCATAATAATCATAGACTGGATATCAGAACCTTCTGGCAAAGTGAGAATATCAGCCGAGACTGTTTTAACTTTATCGTTAACGTAAATGGTTATGTCACCACAGTAGTGAGACTTATTCTGTGTTAAGAATTTGGATGCAATCAGTTCATCCATATTGGATCGCTTGAGCTGTTCTAAAGAACGATTGAAAAGTTGAATGGCCGTTTGGTTGGCGAATCGAATACGCTGATCCTTTCGATAGCATATTATTGCTTCCGGAGCGGATTCAAGTTGTTCCAACAGGCGTCCTTGTGTTTCTAACAGACTCGCTTCTACCTGTTCTCGTCGTTGTAACTCTATTAGAAGTTGTTTGTTTTCAGTTCGCCGTTGTTCTGCTTTACTTGCACTCAAATGAGCTCGAATGCGGGCAGCAAGCTCCTGTTTATTAAATGGCTTAGTCAGGTAGTCATTAGCACCAATATCAAAACCGTGAATTCTATCGTTAGCTTGGCTAAGTGCGGTTAACATTATAATAGGTAATTGCCCGTGGTCGTAAGTGACTCTCAGTTCTTCACATACTTCATAACCACTCATTCCTGGCATCATCACATCTAGCAATATAAGTTCTGGCTTCTCAGTTTCGATTAAGGTTATCGCATCGGCACCATTGTTTGCTGTTTTTACTCTATATCCTTCAATCCGTAAAAAACTATCCAATATCTGCAGGTTGACGGGTTCGTCATCGACAATGAGTAACAAAGCTCCCTCTAAATTATCAGGAAGAGCATTATTTTCTATCTGTGTTGGTGTGTTATTTTCTGGTATTTGAAAATGATACTGCTGTTGATTTTGTTGTGCTGCTTTAATTTCGTTCTCTGAGGCAATAGGTAAAGTGAAACTGAATGTTGTTCCAACGGAGTCTTGACTGCTGACATAGAGAGCTCCTCCCATTAGTTCAATGAGTTGTTTGCTGATGGAGAGGCCGAGCCCAGCTCCCTGTCGAAATTGATTTGGATTACTTGTTGCTTGTGATAAAGGTTCGAAGACCTGTTCTAGCTGCTCTGAAGGTATACCTTGTCCTGTATCGACAACCTGTACACGTAATTTATTATCGATGTGGTGAGCTGAAATGATTATTTTCCCCTCACTTGTATACTTGATAGCATTGCCAATAAGATTATAAAGAACTTGTTCTAGGCGTTGAGGATCGGCGGACACTAGCGGAAGATCATCTGCCGTTTGATTGATTATTCTAATTCCTTTTGTACCGATTAAGTGACTAGAAAGCTCTAAAACTAAGCTTGTAGAATGGCCTAAATTGATAGCAGAAAGGTTAATTTCTGTTTTGCCATATACCATCTTGTGATAATCGAGTAGGTCATCAATCAAATGTGACAGGCGTTGACCACTATTTATAATGATTCCTAATTGATGCTGTTGTTGGTCGGGAACCGAGCCGCAAGCGCCAGATAACAGAGATTCTGCAATACCAATCATGCCGTGCAGTGGTGTTCTTAATTCATGAGAGGTTGTTGCGAGAAACTCATCTTTCAGTTTATCGGATAATTGTAGGTCTTGGTTCTGCTTCTTTATCACTGTAAGGTTTTTTTCTAGTTCTTTATTTTGTGTTTTTATCGTGAGAATTTTTTCTCGAATAGATCGTTGCATGCGTTCAAAACTGATCGCCAAGCGTCCTATTTCATCCTGACGTTCCGTATTGATTACCTCTTCATCAAGGTTTCCTGCGGAGACTTTTTCTGCCGTCCATGCCAGCTTTAATATAGGATCAGTAATAAAACGTGAAAAATAGTGAGAAGCAATAAATACAATGATGGTAGCAATTAACATTGCTGCCATAAAAATGAGTTCTAATTTGTGGATCCTAGTGTAGGCAACATCTTCCGGTATTTGAGCAACGATTGCCCAATGAAAGTGGTCCGTTTTTATTGGTGCGTAAGCGGCGATAATGGTTTGATTATTGCCATTAAGATAAGTGAGTTCATTTGATTGATTCGCTAGAGCCAATTTAATGATTGGCTTACTCTCTTCAATCTGCTCTTTGGATACATCCAGAGAGCGTGGCAAAAAATCTGAACCGACTAATAAAGTGGTAGAGGCGTTGTTTTGGTTAGAAATGATTCTATTGATACCATCTATGGGTAATCGCATTAGTGCGTAACTGTGTAGATATCCTTGTTGGATAATTGGTGCTGCCAGCCAGGCGTATAGCTGCCCATTTTTATCAAAAGAAAAATCGGACATGACGATGGGAGTAGCATTCTCATCCTTTTGCTCTTTTACTTGGTTATGGAGTTGTTGAAATGTGCTGCCTAAGTTATTCGCTTGGTTCCTTCCTGATATCAAATTAGTACCGAAGTTATCCAGTTTTAAATTCGAATAGGTTACATTACCGTCGATATCGACTAGAAGAATATCATCAAAATCTGCTCGTTTCAGTATTTCACTATACGCCTCATGATATCGTTTATGCAGTAAGCGATATCGTTCACTACCTATAAAATCGTCAGAGTCTTTATTAATAGCTAAATTAATTTTATCACCGGAGCCGGTGATATAACGTTTTTGGGCGTTTATTTTCGTCTCAGATAAATCAGATCCGAGTTGTTGAAACGCGTTGACTAACCCATAAAATCGCCCTCCGCTAGCAAAGGCTAATTCTGAACGAACGAATCCCATGACATAAGATTTTTGAGCATTTAAATAAGAGATAACTTGTTGCTGCTTGTTGTCGCGCACTGAAGTAAGAAACGAGTGGCTTTGATCTTGAAGATCTTGCTTATGAGATTGAAGAAAAAAGAGTGCAGTGATAGTAAGCGGCGCTAAACTTAAAATTAAAAATGCGAGCATTAAGGTGCTCTGCAGGCGTTTGAATTTTTGTTTTCTTGAAATCGTCAGCATAATAAAAGTCTTTATTTTTGGCGGCGCCTCTCAAGCAAAATCTTGAAGCAGGGATTCGCCGCCTAAAAATAACAACTTTTTTTACATTAGCAAGTAAGTTGCTCAATAGTTGTGCTAAAAATTAAATTCGTCACGGTTCAAGGTTGGTTTTTTTTGCTTTTTCGCATGATAAATAGCGAATTTAGAGGTCTTATTTATGGTCTCGCAATCCGTGAAATAATTATCAATGATAGGTGAATACTTTAGAAAACTATTTGCCACTATAAAAAGCTCGCCTCTTTTACTCAGTTTTTTTGGAGCATCGGTAAGCAGAGTTTCTGTCGCATTATAATTCGTGTCTAATCCTGAATGGAAAGGAGGGTTACTGATGATAAAGTTATAATCATTGCTGGTGTCTGAATAAACATCAGAAGCAAAGACTTTTCCGGTTAATCCATTGGCTCTTAATGTCTCAATTGAAGAGGCAATAGCAAAAGCACTGATATCACACATTTCGAGAGCGATATCTGGGTTTTTGAGCGCGAGTGTTGCCCCTATAACGCCTGCACCACAACCAAAGTCGAGCACTTTACCTTTTAGTTTTGGTAGTGAATCGACTAATAGTTTGCTTCCTACATCTAATTGACCATGGCTGAATACACCGGGTAAACTTTTGACAACCAACTCTTGGCCTGAAAGTTCTAATGTATAACTCTTATACCATTGCTCTAAGTCGAATGGCTCTGGTTGAGTATCACATTGTCCCCAGTAAAAAGAACATCGACGTGCCGAATCAAATTTTGTAACTCGACCGTATTTGGTAAACATTTTTTCTATGCTTTTGACACCAGAGCGATTTTCACCGACGACGACGATTTCAGTCTCGGTACCTAAGTGTGCAAAAAGCATGGCAAGGAGATATTCAGCCTCAGCCTTCGCTTTAGGCCAATAAAGTAAAACCATATCCGCTTGTGTTTCTTGATTAAACTGCGTACCAAAGTAACTCGTTATGGTGTCTTTACTCTTAATTAAGCGGTGATAACTATAATTTGAAGTGAATACAGAAACGGATTCGCAGTGTTTAGCCAACTCTACAGGAAATAGATCTTCTGCTTCTCCAGCAACCAAAACGTGCTTCCCTTCAAAGTAGGTGAGTTGACGTTCTGCTATCTGGCTAGGGGCGGTATAAGACATGTTTTTTTCCGGAAAGACTAAAGTGGGCAGATTTTCGCATAATCTGCCCATAGCATGAAGCTATTTTAGTTCGTTCTAACTTTTGTCTTGGCTTTTTAGAAAACCATGAAACTCTTCTTCATATATATTGAATAGGACGATGGCGACAGCAAAGACTATAGGGCCATAGATTAAACCGATTAAACCAAATAATTGAATCCCTCCTAACAAGGAGAAAAAGATCATTAGTGTATTCATGCCAGCACTGCCTTGCATCAATAATGGACGCAGAACATTGTCGATTGAACCAACAAGTGCAATTGACCAAACGGCTAGAAAAATAGCCCAGTTGGTATCGCCTGTGATCAATAAATACAACGTTGCAGGTATCCATATCAGTGCGGTACCAACAATAGGGATAAAAGATGCGAAACCAAACATCGCCCCCCAGAAAAGTGCCGGGAATCCGCATAGCCACATACCAATACCACCTGCGAATCCTTGTGCTATTGCGGTTAAAAACGAACCAAGAACGGCCGACTTTGCAACTTTTTCCACTTCGTCCAATAGCTTGTCTTCTTGGCTACGGGATAGGGGAAGAATATGGCGCATTGCAACGATGATTTTGTCGTGATCTCTAAGTAGAAAAAATAAGACAAACAACATCAACATGAAATCCATAAGAAAGTTGGTGGCATCGCCTAAAATTTTCGCACTAATGGAGACAAGATTACTACCAAAGGTTGTTGCTAGCTTGCCAATCTTTTCTGCTATTTGCTGTGGTTCTATCGTTTCAAACGGTAAATATTCATTTACAAAATCAAGCGCTTTCACTATCCAAGGTAGTTTGAAAAATTCTTGGATACCACCTGCCGTTACCCAATGATAAATCTGTTGTGTTGCAAGGGAACCTTGCTGAACAATGGCGGCAAAAACAGCAAGTAACGGAATGACAATAATGAAGGTAAGTACAATACATGAGAGCAAGGAAGAGAGATTATTGTGTTTGGGGATTTTTTTCTCGATCCATTCATGTAAGGGGAACATTAATAGGGATATAATGAATGCCATTACGATAGAATTCATATAGGGTGCAACGAGTAGGTAGCACGCGTAGCCACTCACTAATAAGGCAGCAACAAGCACCCAATGGCTTGAAGATATCTGAAGTTTTTCTGGCACTAGGTAATCGCTTATATGTCAGAGTAATGATGATGATTATAATGGCTGTTAAAGCGCTGGTTTTCAAATAATTGTTTTAATTGATTTTCGCCAACAATTGATTTCATAACTAACGGTATTCTAATAGATATGAAAATCCATCTGAAAAATAATGAATAGAATCTTGTAGGGGTAGGTATGGCGTGTTGTGGTGGTAATAAAAAATGTTCCAAATCGAAAATGCGTTTTAGAAAATTCCCATGGTTCAGCGGTTTTATAAGTGTGATTCTAATTCTAGTGATTGTGAACTGGCATTAACAATGGTGAACGGACGTTTAGAGTCGTTAACCCATCGATTGTTTCGTTATTCGGATGAGAATATTAAGAATAGATTAAGAAGGGGCGATGAATATCGGCCCCTTTAGTTATGTTAGTGTGCTAGAACGTTAAGCGAGTTTTGCAAAACAGCGGTCTGCTGCTGCGAGCGTTGCTTCAATCTCTTTTTCACCGTGAGCAAGTGAAGTAAAGCTCGCTTCAAAAGCGGAAGGTGCAAGGTAAATACCTTCTTCTAACATCAGGTGGAAGAAAGCTTTAAAGCGTTCAACATCGCATTTCGCGACCTCTTCATAGCAGGTTACTTTCTCTTGATCTGTAAAGAAGAAGCCAAACATGCCGCCAACCTGAGAAACAAGCAGTGGGATATGGTTTTTATCAGCCAGTGCTTTAAAACCGTCCGCAAGTTGTTTGGTTTTTTCAGCCAGCGCTGCTTCATTGCCTTCTTCTGTTAGCGTTTTTAAACAAGCGAGGCCCGCTGCCATTGCGATAGGGTTGCCTGATAGAGTGCCCGCCTGATAAACAGGTCCAGTTGGCGCAATGTGTTGCATCACATCTTTACGGCCGCCAAATGCGCCTACTGGCATACCGCCACCAATGACTTTACCTAAACACGTTAGATCCGGTTTGATATTGTAATAGGCTTGTGCACAACCTTGAGCCACACGGAAACCCGTCATCACTTCATCAAAAATGAGCAGGGCACCTTCTTTGTCACATATTTCGCGTAGACCTTCGTGGAAACCCTCTATCGGTGGAATGCAGTTCATGTTGCCAGCAACGGGTTCTACGATGATGCAGGCAATTTCGCCTTTATTGGCATCAAATAGCGCCTGTACCGATTCTACGCTATTGAATGTCGCCGTTAATGTATATTTCGCAAAGTCGGCAGGGACGCCCGGAGAGCTAGGTTGACCCAAGGTAAGGGCACCCGATCCAGCTTTAACTAATAAGCTGTCTGCGTGGCCGTGATAACAACCTTCGAATTTTACAATTTTATCTCGGCCAGTAAAACCACGAGCTAAACGTATTGCACTCATCGTCGCTTCTGTACCAGAGTTCACCATACGAAGTTGTTCCATAGACGGCACTATTTTTGAAACGAGTTCGGCCATCTCGACTTCTACTTCGGTCGGTGCACCAAAGCTTAGGCCTCTGTGAGCGGCTTCGATAACTGCGTTGCGAATAGCTGGGTGGTTGTGGCCAAGAATCATAGGGCCCCAAGAACCGACATAATCGATATAAGATTTACCATCTGCATCAAATATCAAAGGGCCATCTGCTTTTTCTACAAATATTGGAGAGCCACCCACACCGTTGAATGCTCTAACGGGAGAGTTCACACCGCCAGGAATGGTTTTTTGCGCCTTTTGATAGAGTTCTGCTGATTTGGTCATCAATATTTTCCTCGTTGTACTGACTTGAAGTGATAGCTTGGTATTGTAACGAACTTGTGCAAGATAGGTTTAGAAAATTGACGTAAATAATTAAAATAGTGAGTTGATGCAGAAACAAAGGACCGAGCAAGGTTTGTAATGAAGCATAACAATACTTGAATGATTTAGTCAGGTATTAGATAATCAGCAGATATTGAGAAATCTAATATTGACTCGTATAAGATATAGAATAAATTAAGAGTTGATATGACACGAAAGAGAGAGGTCATCGTGAGCGAACTAAATGTACCATTATCTTTTTCTGATGCGGCAGCAATAAGAGTAAAAACGCTGATCGAAGAAGAAGAGAATTCAGAATTAAAATTGCGTGTATACATTACTGGTGGTGGCTGTAGCGGTTTCCAGTACGGATTTACGTTCGATGAGAAAGTAAATGATGGCGACACGACGATTGTTAATAGTGGTGTAACACTTGTCGTGGATCCTATGAGCTTGCAATACTTGATTGGTGGTGTTGTGGACTATACAGAAGGCCTTGAAGGGGCGCGCTTTTTTGTCAATAACCCAAATGCAACGACGACTTGTGGTTGTGGAGCATCTTTCAGCGTCTAGATCTGTTACACAGTTTTCACTGTAGAAAGTGTTATAGTCTGTCATCAAATTACAATCAAAGCCTTATGTTTGAAACTCTTACGTAAGGCTTTGCTAATTTTTGCCTGCCCAAGTGACTGAACGCACGAACTCTATTATTTAGCAGTCACTTTTTATTTGTGGTAACTAAAAGGAACTCTGTTATGGCAATCCGCCACGTCGGTCGCTTTTTTTCACAACGCCCCTGGCTTATCTCATTCATACTTCTTATTGGCCTATCGCTTTGGTTAGGTTTAGGGATGCTGCAAGCCGAAGAGAATGCGAATCAAAATAATTCGACTGAAGAACCGAAAGCATTATTAGCTAAGGTTCAGTATCAAACGTTTGAAGCTGTGCTAACGGCAAAGAATATCAATCTATATGGCAGAACGGCACCAGATAGACAGGCAAAGTTAGGGGCAGAAGTCGCCGGACGCGTGGTTACGTTGATGGTCAGGAAGGGTGATGAGGTTAAAAAAGATCAAGCGATTGGTCAGATAGATAAAGCGGATCTAGAGATTCAGCTTGAACGAGCAAGAGCAAATCTGTCGGTTAAAGAAAAAGAGTTTAAAGCATCCAAGTCCCTAAAAAGTAAAGGATTGCAGGGGGAAGTTGCCTATAGCACAGCGCAAGCTAACCTTGTTGAGGCGAGAGCGTTAGTCAAAAAAGCTCAGCTTAACCTTCGCAATACTCTAATCAGAGCACCATTTGACGGCATTGTCGATACCCTCAATATCGAATTGGGTGATTTTGTCAGTGTTGGAGACCCTGTTGCAACCGTCATTGACCTCAATGTATTGGTTATTGAAGCTGACGTGAGTGAGCGTCATGTACAAAGCCTTAAAGTAAATCAAAAATCAAAAATTAAACTGATTGGTGGGGAAAAAATAGAGGGCAGGCTCAGATACATTTCTAGAGTTTCTTCAACCGCGACCAATACTTTCCCCATTGAGATTGAAATTCCGAATCCAGAACAAAAAATTCCTGCTGGTGTCAGCGCAGAGGTTGAATTAGATCTAGAGGTGAAGAAGGCGATTAAGGTCTCTCCGGCCATGCTAGCGCTTGATGAAAGTGGCAACCTGGGTGTGAAAACACTCAAAGATGATGTGGTTCACTTTGTTCCTATTCAACTCGTAAGGGCTGAGCAAGATGGCGTATGGCTAACGGGGTTGGGCTTTAGCGCTGATATCATCACCGTAGGGCAAGGTTTTGCACGGGATGGTGATACGGTTATCGCTGTAAAACACGATCCAGTAAACAAAAAATAGAGCGGAGATAACTATGTTTGCGATTATAGACGCGGCTTTATCCCGTTCTAGGACCATGCTGACGCTACTGATACTGATACTAGTAGCGGGGGCAATAACGTATATCAAGATTCCAAAAGAATCGAGCCCTGATATTACTATCCCCATTATTTATGTTGGTGTGAGTCACGAAGGTATCTCGCCAGATGATGCGGAAAGACTATTGGTT
This portion of the Vibrio sp. VB16 genome encodes:
- a CDS encoding hybrid sensor histidine kinase/response regulator, which gives rise to MLTISRKQKFKRLQSTLMLAFLILSLAPLTITALFFLQSHKQDLQDQSHSFLTSVRDNKQQQVISYLNAQKSYVMGFVRSELAFASGGRFYGLVNAFQQLGSDLSETKINAQKRYITGSGDKINLAINKDSDDFIGSERYRLLHKRYHEAYSEILKRADFDDILLVDIDGNVTYSNLKLDNFGTNLISGRNQANNLGSTFQQLHNQVKEQKDENATPIVMSDFSFDKNGQLYAWLAAPIIQQGYLHSYALMRLPIDGINRIISNQNNASTTLLVGSDFLPRSLDVSKEQIEESKPIIKLALANQSNELTYLNGNNQTIIAAYAPIKTDHFHWAIVAQIPEDVAYTRIHKLELIFMAAMLIATIIVFIASHYFSRFITDPILKLAWTAEKVSAGNLDEEVINTERQDEIGRLAISFERMQRSIREKILTIKTQNKELEKNLTVIKKQNQDLQLSDKLKDEFLATTSHELRTPLHGMIGIAESLLSGACGSVPDQQQHQLGIIINSGQRLSHLIDDLLDYHKMVYGKTEINLSAINLGHSTSLVLELSSHLIGTKGIRIINQTADDLPLVSADPQRLEQVLYNLIGNAIKYTSEGKIIISAHHIDNKLRVQVVDTGQGIPSEQLEQVFEPLSQATSNPNQFRQGAGLGLSISKQLIELMGGALYVSSQDSVGTTFSFTLPIASENEIKAAQQNQQQYHFQIPENNTPTQIENNALPDNLEGALLLIVDDEPVNLQILDSFLRIEGYRVKTANNGADAITLIETEKPELILLDVMMPGMSGYEVCEELRVTYDHGQLPIIMLTALSQANDRIHGFDIGANDYLTKPFNKQELAARIRAHLSASKAEQRRTENKQLLIELQRREQVEASLLETQGRLLEQLESAPEAIICYRKDQRIRFANQTAIQLFNRSLEQLKRSNMDELIASKFLTQNKSHYCGDITIYVNDKVKTVSADILTLPEGSDIQSMIIMNVENSVSDLRIEQLETAVDALSSYAFEGDKEKLENLKLLGQEFSQIVDQATITQSEKQQLLRETVVDAMIMAMFYWTQATDKSKFDFAEQSGLWRVYLDRSTLQTRTLDKYLHLESLPKTPRWRNVLSSLDYILAHGSKETQERRELIQFRTKLKGLLTEQ
- the rsmC gene encoding 16S rRNA (guanine(1207)-N(2))-methyltransferase RsmC; translation: MSYTAPSQIAERQLTYFEGKHVLVAGEAEDLFPVELAKHCESVSVFTSNYSYHRLIKSKDTITSYFGTQFNQETQADMVLLYWPKAKAEAEYLLAMLFAHLGTETEIVVVGENRSGVKSIEKMFTKYGRVTKFDSARRCSFYWGQCDTQPEPFDLEQWYKSYTLELSGQELVVKSLPGVFSHGQLDVGSKLLVDSLPKLKGKVLDFGCGAGVIGATLALKNPDIALEMCDISAFAIASSIETLRANGLTGKVFASDVYSDTSNDYNFIISNPPFHSGLDTNYNATETLLTDAPKKLSKRGELFIVANSFLKYSPIIDNYFTDCETINKTSKFAIYHAKKQKKPTLNRDEFNF
- a CDS encoding AI-2E family transporter, encoding MPEKLQISSSHWVLVAALLVSGYACYLLVAPYMNSIVMAFIISLLMFPLHEWIEKKIPKHNNLSSLLSCIVLTFIIVIPLLAVFAAIVQQGSLATQQIYHWVTAGGIQEFFKLPWIVKALDFVNEYLPFETIEPQQIAEKIGKLATTFGSNLVSISAKILGDATNFLMDFMLMLFVLFFLLRDHDKIIVAMRHILPLSRSQEDKLLDEVEKVAKSAVLGSFLTAIAQGFAGGIGMWLCGFPALFWGAMFGFASFIPIVGTALIWIPATLYLLITGDTNWAIFLAVWSIALVGSIDNVLRPLLMQGSAGMNTLMIFFSLLGGIQLFGLIGLIYGPIVFAVAIVLFNIYEEEFHGFLKSQDKS
- the hemL gene encoding glutamate-1-semialdehyde 2,1-aminomutase produces the protein MTKSAELYQKAQKTIPGGVNSPVRAFNGVGGSPIFVEKADGPLIFDADGKSYIDYVGSWGPMILGHNHPAIRNAVIEAAHRGLSFGAPTEVEVEMAELVSKIVPSMEQLRMVNSGTEATMSAIRLARGFTGRDKIVKFEGCYHGHADSLLVKAGSGALTLGQPSSPGVPADFAKYTLTATFNSVESVQALFDANKGEIACIIVEPVAGNMNCIPPIEGFHEGLREICDKEGALLIFDEVMTGFRVAQGCAQAYYNIKPDLTCLGKVIGGGMPVGAFGGRKDVMQHIAPTGPVYQAGTLSGNPIAMAAGLACLKTLTEEGNEAALAEKTKQLADGFKALADKNHIPLLVSQVGGMFGFFFTDQEKVTCYEEVAKCDVERFKAFFHLMLEEGIYLAPSAFEASFTSLAHGEKEIEATLAAADRCFAKLA
- the erpA gene encoding iron-sulfur cluster insertion protein ErpA encodes the protein MSELNVPLSFSDAAAIRVKTLIEEEENSELKLRVYITGGGCSGFQYGFTFDEKVNDGDTTIVNSGVTLVVDPMSLQYLIGGVVDYTEGLEGARFFVNNPNATTTCGCGASFSV
- a CDS encoding efflux RND transporter periplasmic adaptor subunit; the protein is MAIRHVGRFFSQRPWLISFILLIGLSLWLGLGMLQAEENANQNNSTEEPKALLAKVQYQTFEAVLTAKNINLYGRTAPDRQAKLGAEVAGRVVTLMVRKGDEVKKDQAIGQIDKADLEIQLERARANLSVKEKEFKASKSLKSKGLQGEVAYSTAQANLVEARALVKKAQLNLRNTLIRAPFDGIVDTLNIELGDFVSVGDPVATVIDLNVLVIEADVSERHVQSLKVNQKSKIKLIGGEKIEGRLRYISRVSSTATNTFPIEIEIPNPEQKIPAGVSAEVELDLEVKKAIKVSPAMLALDESGNLGVKTLKDDVVHFVPIQLVRAEQDGVWLTGLGFSADIITVGQGFARDGDTVIAVKHDPVNKK